A window of the Bacteriovorax sp. PP10 genome harbors these coding sequences:
- the yidC gene encoding membrane protein insertase YidC: MFNTDQKRAFIAVLLSGLVLFGWQYYFAPKTPVATTAPANEIATTKDLTAQPTAANPTGAATMAAGTPAAEAAPTTLQAFTLKKDQFEFTIHNDLSVVDMKNPNSVFDFKSLSDSQQPLKIQVVTDYGALDLFFNMVQEGPNKIVGTNANYGVNFEAFIKDNGRVHVALSSAKAYKYRLIFTATKKKLDNGQVRHFTIFTKDAKTIAVGDDKEVDGNVNWLGTDFNFHLFAMVLPKDTPARYKTTEAGQMFVEIPNATNTFGADLVFTKKNYDELISLGDNLHLSVDFGWFAILAVPTLRALQFVYRFIPNYGIAIILVTILIRLITFPLQYKSFKSMKKMQGIQPELAKIKEKYKDEPQKMQKETMDLFKKAGANPLSGCLPLLLQMPFFFAIYRVLYSSVELVGAPFFGWIHDLSIHDPFYILPVLMAGAMFAQQKLTPTTTMDPTQAKIMMFMPVIFAFIMKSLPAGLVLYILVSTVVGVLQQMIVYKMAD; encoded by the coding sequence ATGTTTAATACAGATCAAAAACGCGCTTTTATCGCCGTCCTTTTATCAGGGTTGGTTCTTTTTGGGTGGCAATATTATTTTGCTCCAAAAACACCAGTAGCAACAACTGCTCCTGCGAATGAAATCGCAACAACAAAAGACTTAACAGCACAACCAACAGCAGCTAATCCAACAGGTGCAGCGACTATGGCAGCTGGAACTCCTGCAGCTGAAGCAGCACCAACAACTCTTCAAGCTTTCACTCTTAAAAAAGACCAATTTGAATTCACAATCCACAACGATTTATCAGTTGTAGATATGAAAAACCCTAACTCGGTTTTCGATTTCAAATCACTTTCTGATTCACAACAACCATTAAAGATTCAAGTTGTAACTGATTACGGTGCACTTGATTTATTCTTCAACATGGTTCAAGAAGGTCCGAATAAAATCGTAGGAACAAACGCAAACTACGGTGTAAATTTCGAAGCATTCATTAAAGATAACGGTCGTGTTCACGTTGCTCTTAGCTCTGCTAAAGCATACAAATACCGCTTAATTTTCACTGCTACAAAGAAGAAACTTGATAACGGTCAAGTACGTCACTTCACAATTTTTACTAAAGATGCAAAAACAATTGCAGTTGGTGATGATAAAGAAGTTGATGGAAACGTTAACTGGCTTGGAACAGATTTCAACTTCCATTTATTCGCAATGGTTTTACCAAAAGATACTCCAGCTCGTTACAAAACAACTGAAGCAGGACAAATGTTTGTTGAAATTCCAAATGCAACGAATACTTTCGGAGCAGATCTTGTTTTCACAAAGAAAAACTACGATGAGTTAATTTCATTGGGAGATAACCTACATTTATCTGTAGATTTCGGATGGTTCGCTATCCTTGCAGTACCAACTCTTAGAGCTCTTCAATTCGTTTACAGATTTATTCCGAACTACGGTATCGCAATTATTCTTGTAACGATTCTAATTCGTTTAATCACTTTCCCTCTTCAATACAAGTCATTCAAGTCGATGAAGAAGATGCAAGGAATCCAGCCGGAACTTGCAAAGATTAAAGAAAAGTACAAAGATGAACCGCAAAAAATGCAAAAAGAAACTATGGATCTATTCAAGAAAGCTGGTGCGAATCCACTTTCCGGATGTCTTCCATTACTTCTGCAAATGCCATTTTTCTTTGCTATTTACCGCGTACTTTATAGTTCGGTAGAACTTGTTGGTGCTCCATTCTTCGGATGGATTCACGACTTAAGTATTCACGATCCATTCTACATTTTACCAGTGTTAATGGCCGGAGCAATGTTCGCACAACAGAAGCTTACTCCAACAACTACAATGGACCCTACACAAGCTAAGATCATGATGTTTATGCCTGTAATTTTTGCATTCATTATGAAGAGCTTACCAGCAGGACTTGTACTTTATATTCTAGTTTCTACAGTAGTAGGCGTTCTTCAACAGATGATCGTTTACAAAATGGCTGACTAG
- a CDS encoding tRNA modification GTPase, which translates to MNFYTDDKTIIACSTGTQSNTAIAVLRLSGFKNLIDLQKFFSFDLSKTINRKSHLTNIIFEDKIFDNGLLVFFPEGGSYTGENVLELSIHGNQLNIQRILELFVNHGDCRSAAPGEFTYRALKNKKLSLSQVEGLDMLLNANSSLMLSQGLDILQGDLHAQYLALYDAYLKLKAAVEISIDFSEDVGVEETQKLFQDSFAKFFKLISSLKTRTEGNISSLLSPEIVLVGQTNAGKSSLFNILLKHDRSIVSNIAGTTRDYVSEVIHIDGTNFKLVDTAGIRESSDVIENIGIDRAMNILSRSFYKILIVNPYETNAQYLAKFTDVDFDFLVVSHSDKSDFDSQVSTVDFSKIKTKNIAKANFNSLEGGSIGPLTILGPMGPLMDSGSIGPDSKTAGPIEPNSKNLGPIEPDFAKTGPIEPVEKSVSPMKNEKEGSADSKNSAQILKSGSIEPSSKNPAPIEPKLEKSSSNSQSGPIGPGPVGPHPNSEKVAPIGPKNENQSGPTGPIEPVLKSHIIKKFDISTANNPILLERHRDVINKIYSKSIEFSSNINEIDDVAILSSEVNILGHSLTELIGIVSPDDVLNSIFANFCIGK; encoded by the coding sequence ATGAATTTTTATACCGATGATAAAACTATAATTGCTTGCAGTACTGGAACTCAATCCAATACTGCAATTGCAGTTTTAAGACTCTCGGGATTTAAAAATTTAATCGATCTACAAAAATTTTTCTCCTTCGATCTCTCAAAAACAATCAACCGCAAATCACATCTCACAAATATAATTTTCGAAGATAAAATCTTTGATAATGGTCTTCTAGTTTTCTTCCCTGAAGGGGGGAGTTACACAGGAGAAAACGTTCTTGAATTATCAATTCACGGAAATCAGCTCAATATTCAAAGAATTCTCGAACTTTTTGTGAATCACGGTGACTGTAGATCAGCAGCTCCTGGAGAATTCACATACCGAGCTCTAAAAAATAAGAAACTAAGTCTTTCACAAGTGGAAGGCCTGGACATGCTTTTAAACGCGAACTCAAGTTTGATGCTGTCTCAGGGTCTAGACATCCTGCAAGGCGACCTGCATGCCCAATACTTGGCCCTTTATGACGCCTATTTGAAATTAAAAGCGGCCGTTGAGATCTCGATCGACTTTTCTGAAGATGTTGGGGTGGAAGAAACTCAAAAACTTTTCCAGGACTCATTCGCCAAATTCTTCAAATTGATCTCGAGCCTAAAAACCAGGACCGAAGGAAATATCTCGTCGTTGCTTTCACCAGAAATTGTCCTGGTAGGGCAGACCAACGCGGGTAAGAGTTCTTTGTTTAATATTCTTTTGAAGCATGACCGATCGATTGTTTCAAATATTGCCGGGACCACTCGCGATTATGTATCGGAAGTGATCCACATTGATGGAACCAATTTCAAGCTGGTCGATACGGCCGGGATTCGTGAATCGAGTGACGTTATTGAAAATATCGGAATCGATAGGGCCATGAATATTTTATCCCGCTCTTTTTACAAAATTTTAATCGTAAATCCATACGAAACGAACGCTCAATATTTAGCAAAATTCACTGATGTAGATTTCGACTTTTTAGTCGTTTCTCACAGTGATAAATCGGATTTTGATTCGCAAGTTTCTACTGTAGATTTCTCAAAAATTAAGACAAAAAATATAGCGAAAGCTAACTTCAATTCACTCGAAGGTGGTTCTATAGGACCATTAACTATTCTTGGTCCTATGGGACCACTTATGGATTCTGGTTCTATAGGACCAGACTCAAAAACCGCCGGTCCTATAGAACCAAATTCGAAAAATCTTGGTCCTATAGAACCAGATTTCGCAAAAACTGGTCCTATAGAACCAGTTGAAAAAAGTGTTTCTCCAATGAAGAATGAAAAAGAGGGTAGTGCGGATTCAAAAAATTCAGCACAAATTTTAAAGAGTGGTTCTATAGAACCATCTTCAAAAAACCCTGCCCCTATAGAACCAAAACTCGAAAAAAGTTCTTCGAATTCGCAAAGTGGTCCGATAGGACCAGGCCCGGTAGGGCCGCATCCCAACTCCGAAAAAGTTGCCCCTATAGGACCAAAAAATGAAAACCAATCTGGTCCTACTGGTCCTATAGAACCAGTTTTAAAGTCTCATATTATTAAAAAATTCGACATTTCCACGGCTAATAACCCGATATTACTGGAAAGACACAGAGATGTTATAAATAAAATTTATAGTAAATCCATTGAATTTTCTAGTAATATCAACGAGATAGATGACGTTGCGATACTTTCTTCTGAAGTAAATATCCTCGGACACTCGTTAACTGAGTTAATTGGGATTGTTTCTCCAGACGATGTACTAAATTCCATATTCGCGAATTTCTGCATAGGGAAATAG